From the genome of Syntrophobacterales bacterium:
GCAGCATGATAAATCAAAGCAGGGACGACAGTCAATGAAAATTTACGGCGGCGCCCCAATCATTTAATGAGACGGCGCCGCATCAAATAGAGGGCTGTAGGCAGGGTTGCCATGCAGAAAACAGTCAGATAGGCGATCCCAATCAGGATAGAGGCGTTAAAGTTGCCGGTTGCAAACGAACGGGCAAGGTTGACCAGATGGGTCAGCGGGAGAAAAACAGCCGTTGTCTGCGCCCAGCCCGGCAGATTTGCCAAGGGGAAAAAGGTCCCGCCGAAGAGGAACATCGGTGTTATGAACAGAAAAATCGGTAGATTGAACAGTTCAATATTCGGCACCAGGGCCGTGCAGATCATCCCCGCCCCGCCGAAGGCAAGTCCGCCCAGCAGGGCCAGCGGCAGCAGAAGCAGGCCCCCGGGATAGTTGATCAATCCAAAGACGCTGATCACCGCCATCATGATTGCTGTCACGATAACCGCCTTTGTCGCCCCCCATAATATTTCGCCGGCGATGATCTCCTGGACGGTGAGCGGCGTTGTCATCATCGCATCAAAGGTCTTCTGGTAGTACATCCGGACGAAGGACGCGTAGCTGGTTTCGAAAAAGGCATTGTTCATCACCGCAATGGCGATCAGCGCCGGGGCGATAAAACGGGGATACGAGATGGTCGCTCCCCCGTAGGCAACGTTGCTGATAAGCGCGCCCAGCCCCGCTCCAAAGGCGGCAAGATAGAAGATTGGTTCGAGGAGCG
Proteins encoded in this window:
- a CDS encoding ABC transporter permease → MSIKAKLSSRLLRVWRRNLLVYMQSWRVRSLPPLLEPIFYLAAFGAGLGALISNVAYGGATISYPRFIAPALIAIAVMNNAFFETSYASFVRMYYQKTFDAMMTTPLTVQEIIAGEILWGATKAVIVTAIMMAVISVFGLINYPGGLLLLPLALLGGLAFGGAGMICTALVPNIELFNLPIFLFITPMFLFGGTFFPLANLPGWAQTTAVFLPLTHLVNLARSFATGNFNASILIGIAYLTVFCMATLPTALYLMRRRLIK